In the Candidatus Rhodoblastus alkanivorans genome, one interval contains:
- a CDS encoding hydantoinase/oxoprolinase family protein: protein METQTNSVQVMGIDAGGTMTDTFFVRADGRFVVGKAQSNPADESLAIYNSSVDALAHWSRGVDDVYPELVTCVYSGTAMLNRILMRKGLKVGLICNKGFEQIHSMGRALQSYLGYALEDRIHLNTHRYDDPLVPVSRTRGVTERTDVQGKIVIPLREEEVRQATRELIDEGAQAIVICLLQSHKNETSEQKARDIAKAELARLGVEIPVFASVDYYPSRKESHRMNTTILEAYGAEPSRQTLKLVNDRFKKHGAKFDLRVMATHGGTISWKAKELARTIVSGPIGGVIGSKLLGEALGDENIACSDIGGTSFDVALITKGNFAIKSDPDMARLVLSLPLVAMDSVGAGAGSFVRLDPYSKSIKLGPDSAGYRVGTCWPDSGLDTVSVSDCHVVLGYLNPENFLGGAIKLDVERARQHIKAQIADPLGLSVEDAASGVIELLDLTLSEYLRANISAKGYNPAEFTCFSYGGAGPVHTYGYTEGVGFKDVVVPAWAAGFSAFGCACADFEYRYDKSVDLGVAQFASDDQKAAACKTLQEAWAELAVKVIDEFVINGFKPEDVLLIPGFKMQYMGQLNDLEIVSPVTSAQTAADWDQIVDAFENTYGRVYASSARSPELGFSITGAILRGTVATQKPVLPEDPDCGPTPPPEAKLGTRPFYRHKKWVDAVLWKMEALKAGNHIVGPAIIESDATTFVVPDGFETTIDKHRLFHLKEVK from the coding sequence GTGGAGACTCAGACCAATTCCGTCCAGGTTATGGGCATCGACGCCGGCGGCACGATGACCGACACCTTTTTCGTGCGCGCCGACGGACGTTTCGTCGTCGGTAAGGCGCAGAGCAATCCGGCCGATGAATCGCTCGCGATCTACAATTCGTCGGTCGATGCGCTGGCCCATTGGAGCCGCGGGGTCGACGACGTCTATCCCGAACTCGTCACCTGCGTCTATTCCGGCACGGCGATGCTCAACCGCATTCTCATGCGCAAGGGCCTCAAGGTCGGCCTGATCTGCAACAAGGGTTTTGAGCAGATCCATTCCATGGGCCGCGCCTTGCAGAGTTATCTCGGCTACGCGCTGGAGGATCGCATCCACCTCAACACCCATCGTTACGACGACCCGCTTGTGCCGGTTTCGCGCACCCGCGGCGTCACCGAGCGCACCGACGTGCAGGGCAAGATCGTCATTCCGCTGCGCGAGGAGGAAGTGCGTCAGGCGACCCGCGAACTGATCGATGAAGGCGCTCAGGCGATCGTGATCTGCCTGCTGCAATCGCACAAGAACGAGACGTCCGAACAGAAGGCCCGCGACATCGCGAAAGCGGAGCTGGCGCGTCTCGGCGTTGAAATCCCGGTCTTCGCTTCCGTCGATTATTACCCGTCGCGGAAGGAAAGCCATCGCATGAACACGACGATCCTCGAAGCCTATGGCGCCGAGCCGTCGCGTCAGACCCTGAAGCTGGTCAACGACCGCTTCAAGAAGCACGGCGCTAAATTCGACCTGCGCGTGATGGCCACCCATGGCGGCACCATCAGCTGGAAGGCGAAGGAATTGGCGCGCACCATCGTCTCCGGCCCGATCGGCGGCGTCATCGGCTCGAAGCTGCTCGGCGAGGCGCTCGGCGATGAGAACATCGCCTGTTCCGACATTGGCGGCACGAGCTTCGACGTGGCTTTGATCACCAAGGGCAATTTCGCGATCAAGTCCGATCCCGACATGGCCCGCCTCGTGCTGTCGCTGCCGCTGGTGGCGATGGATTCGGTCGGCGCCGGCGCCGGCAGCTTCGTCCGCCTCGACCCCTACAGCAAGTCGATCAAGCTCGGTCCGGACAGCGCCGGTTATCGCGTCGGCACCTGCTGGCCGGACAGCGGCCTCGACACGGTTTCGGTTTCCGACTGCCATGTCGTGCTCGGCTATCTCAATCCCGAGAACTTCCTCGGCGGCGCGATCAAGCTCGACGTCGAACGCGCGCGCCAGCACATCAAGGCCCAGATCGCCGATCCGCTCGGCCTCTCGGTCGAAGACGCCGCCTCCGGCGTGATCGAACTGCTTGACCTGACTTTGTCGGAATATCTGCGCGCCAATATTTCCGCCAAAGGCTACAACCCGGCCGAATTCACCTGCTTCTCCTATGGCGGCGCCGGCCCGGTCCACACCTATGGCTATACCGAGGGCGTCGGCTTCAAGGATGTCGTCGTTCCTGCCTGGGCGGCGGGCTTCTCGGCCTTTGGCTGCGCCTGCGCGGATTTCGAATATCGCTACGACAAATCGGTCGATCTCGGCGTCGCGCAATTCGCGAGCGACGACCAAAAAGCCGCCGCCTGCAAGACCCTGCAGGAGGCCTGGGCCGAACTCGCCGTCAAGGTCATCGACGAATTCGTGATCAACGGCTTCAAGCCCGAGGACGTGCTGCTGATCCCCGGCTTCAAGATGCAGTACATGGGCCAGCTCAACGATCTCGAAATCGTTTCGCCCGTGACCTCCGCCCAGACCGCCGCCGACTGGGACCAGATCGTCGACGCCTTCGAAAACACTTACGGCCGCGTCTATGCGAGTTCGGCGCGCTCGCCGGAACTCGGCTTCTCGATCACTGGCGCGATCCTGCGCGGCACGGTGGCGACCCAGAAGCCGGTGCTGCCCGAAGACCCGGATTGCGGTCCCACGCCGCCGCCCGAAGCGAAGCTCGGAACCCGTCCGTTCTATCGCCACAAGAAATGGGTCGACGCCGTCCTGTGGAAGATGGAGGCGCTCAAGGCCGGCAACCACATCGTCGGGCCCGCCATCATCGAATCCGACGCGACCACTTTCGTGGTGCCAGACGGCTTCGAGACCACGATCGACAAGCACCGCCTGTTCCATCTCAAGGAAGTGAAATAA
- a CDS encoding septum formation initiator family protein: protein METALVMWRCIGCGAMGNGEACVGACDFKRLEVVDAQDYADLLEGRDEIDEQTARLSELARAVATLTASANDLASEYRALRERARKLLGALDRDVMDLPAPTTSEDERMTIWLCSACGQVEAPQDCLGICIRRMGEFVRAEACDKPAAAIAARYNCVRGLKSLLRQFAWVAPRAGQEEKTRVVFRKKAAELLQSVE from the coding sequence ATGGAGACTGCGCTCGTCATGTGGCGATGCATCGGCTGCGGCGCCATGGGCAATGGGGAGGCCTGCGTCGGCGCGTGCGATTTCAAGAGGCTGGAAGTCGTCGACGCGCAGGATTACGCCGATCTTCTCGAAGGGCGCGACGAGATCGACGAACAGACGGCGCGCCTGAGCGAATTGGCTCGCGCCGTCGCCACGCTCACGGCGAGCGCGAACGATCTTGCCAGCGAATATCGCGCGCTGCGGGAGCGCGCGCGAAAATTGCTCGGCGCGCTGGATCGCGACGTCATGGACCTGCCCGCACCCACGACGTCGGAGGACGAGCGCATGACGATCTGGCTCTGCTCCGCCTGCGGACAGGTGGAAGCGCCTCAAGACTGCCTCGGAATCTGCATCCGACGCATGGGAGAATTCGTTCGCGCCGAGGCTTGCGACAAACCGGCGGCGGCCATCGCGGCGCGATATAATTGCGTGCGTGGATTGAAATCGCTGTTGCGTCAATTCGCCTGGGTCGCGCCACGCGCCGGCCAGGAGGAAAAGACGCGCGTCGTCTTCCGGAAAAAGGCGGCCGAGCTTCTCCAATCCGTCGAATAA
- a CDS encoding hydantoinase B/oxoprolinase family protein, translating into MNMQDKNFAGLATNYGNLLGNGLTLKQYRDAIIERTKATGYYNGLEKLAFRDSDPIRYEKLFSKLRGGVVHARETAKKIAASPIVEQEGELCFTLYNAAGDCVVTSTGIIIHVGTMGAAIKYMIENNWEGNPGINPGDMFTTNDCAIGNVHPCDIATIVPIFWENKLIGWVGGVTHVIDTGAVTPGSMSTGQVQRFGDGYMITCRKTGVNDTPLRDWLHESQRSVRTPKYWILDERTRIAGCHMIRDLVEEVIRADGLEAYEKFASEVIEEGRRGLLGRIKAMTLPGKYRKVAFVDVPFKHPDVQVSSAFAKLDSIMHSPCEMTIRGDGSWKLDFEGASRWGWHTFNAHQVAFTSGIWVMMCQTLVPTQRINDGAYFATDFHLPKGSWCNPDDRRTGHAYAWHFLVSGWAALWRGLGQSYFSRGYLEEVNAGNANTSNWLQGGGINQDGEIHAVNSFEASSCGTGACAVKDGLNHAAAIWNPEGDMGDIEIWEMAEPLLYLGRNVKANSGGYGKYRGGCGFETLRMVWNAQDWTMFFMGNGFMNSDWGMMGGYPSATGYRFEAHNTGLKERIAVGDSLPLGGDLDPTHPDYERHIDATAAVKRDKQCVTTEDCYENHDLYLNYLRGGPGFGDPIDRDPKAIEDDLNQKFLLPEYAAKVYGAVFAVDAKGVFTVDAAKTQARRAEIRKERLARAVPTREWMKEERQRILDKHASVQVRHMFATSFGLSEKFKSEFKSFWDLPAGWDLREEELGVPSYGSKHRMDLSLLPDVHTVVQVEE; encoded by the coding sequence ATGAACATGCAGGACAAAAATTTCGCTGGCCTCGCGACCAATTACGGCAATCTGCTCGGCAATGGACTGACGCTGAAGCAATATCGCGACGCCATCATCGAGCGCACCAAAGCGACCGGCTATTACAACGGCCTCGAAAAGCTCGCCTTTCGCGACAGCGATCCGATCCGTTATGAGAAGCTGTTCTCGAAGCTGCGCGGCGGCGTGGTCCACGCCCGCGAAACGGCGAAGAAGATCGCGGCGAGCCCGATCGTGGAGCAGGAGGGCGAGCTTTGCTTCACCCTCTATAACGCGGCCGGCGACTGCGTGGTGACCTCGACCGGCATCATCATCCATGTCGGCACGATGGGCGCGGCGATCAAATATATGATCGAGAACAATTGGGAGGGGAATCCGGGCATCAATCCCGGCGACATGTTCACGACCAACGACTGCGCCATCGGCAATGTGCATCCTTGCGACATCGCGACCATCGTTCCGATCTTCTGGGAGAACAAGCTGATCGGCTGGGTTGGCGGCGTCACCCACGTCATCGACACCGGCGCGGTGACGCCCGGCTCGATGTCCACCGGCCAGGTGCAGCGCTTCGGCGACGGCTACATGATCACCTGCCGGAAGACCGGCGTGAACGACACGCCCCTGCGCGACTGGCTGCATGAATCGCAGCGCTCGGTGCGCACGCCGAAATACTGGATCCTGGACGAACGCACCCGCATCGCCGGCTGCCACATGATCCGCGATCTGGTCGAGGAGGTGATCCGCGCCGACGGTCTCGAGGCTTACGAGAAATTCGCTAGCGAGGTGATCGAGGAAGGCCGTCGCGGCCTGTTGGGCCGCATCAAGGCGATGACCCTGCCGGGCAAATATCGCAAGGTGGCCTTCGTCGACGTACCCTTCAAGCATCCCGACGTGCAGGTTTCATCTGCCTTCGCCAAGCTCGACTCCATCATGCATTCGCCCTGCGAAATGACCATTCGCGGCGACGGTTCGTGGAAGCTCGATTTCGAGGGCGCGAGCCGCTGGGGCTGGCATACCTTCAACGCCCATCAGGTCGCCTTCACCTCGGGGATCTGGGTGATGATGTGCCAAACTTTGGTGCCGACGCAGCGCATCAATGACGGCGCCTATTTCGCCACCGATTTCCACCTGCCCAAAGGCTCCTGGTGCAATCCCGACGACCGCCGCACCGGCCACGCCTATGCCTGGCACTTCCTGGTGTCCGGCTGGGCGGCTTTGTGGCGCGGTCTAGGTCAATCCTATTTCAGCCGCGGCTATCTGGAGGAAGTCAACGCCGGCAACGCCAATACGTCGAACTGGCTGCAGGGCGGCGGCATCAACCAGGACGGTGAAATCCACGCGGTCAACTCGTTCGAGGCTTCGTCCTGCGGAACCGGTGCCTGCGCGGTCAAGGACGGGTTGAACCACGCCGCCGCGATCTGGAACCCGGAAGGCGACATGGGCGACATCGAGATCTGGGAAATGGCCGAGCCGCTTCTCTATCTCGGCCGCAATGTGAAGGCCAATTCCGGCGGCTACGGCAAATATCGCGGCGGCTGCGGCTTCGAGACCTTGCGCATGGTGTGGAACGCCCAGGACTGGACCATGTTCTTCATGGGCAATGGCTTCATGAACAGCGACTGGGGCATGATGGGCGGCTATCCCTCGGCCACCGGCTATCGCTTCGAAGCCCACAACACCGGCCTGAAGGAGCGCATCGCAGTCGGCGACTCGCTGCCGCTCGGCGGCGATCTCGATCCGACCCATCCGGATTACGAGCGCCACATCGACGCGACCGCGGCGGTCAAGCGTGACAAGCAATGCGTCACGACGGAGGATTGCTACGAAAACCACGACCTCTATCTGAACTACCTGCGCGGCGGACCGGGCTTCGGCGATCCCATCGACCGCGACCCCAAGGCCATCGAGGACGATCTGAATCAAAAATTCCTGCTGCCGGAATATGCCGCCAAGGTCTATGGCGCGGTCTTCGCCGTGGACGCCAAGGGCGTATTCACGGTCGACGCGGCGAAGACGCAGGCGCGGCGCGCGGAAATCCGCAAGGAGCGCCTGGCGCGCGCCGTGCCGACCCGCGAATGGATGAAGGAAGAGCGCCAGCGCATCCTCGACAAACACGCCTCCGTCCAGGTGCGGCACATGTTCGCGACGAGCTTCGGCCTGTCCGAAAAGTTCAAGTCGGAATTCAAGTCCTTCTGGGACCTGCCCGCCGGCTGGGACCTGCGCGAAGAGGAACTCGGCGTGCCGTCCTACGGCTCCAAGCACCGCATGGATCTCTCGCTCCTGCCCGACGTCCACACCGTCGTCCAGGTCGAGGAATGA
- a CDS encoding IS3 family transposase (programmed frameshift), with protein MERRKFSREFKIEAVRLIRERGVSVAQAARDHDLHENMLRRWVKEMAGDPAQAFPGNGQMKPEQMEIDRLRREVAKLRAERDIPKKGRSLLCEGSEMRFAFIAKHRSIWPVAWLCEALDVSRSGFHAWLKRGPSVREQIDEEMTASIRASFVASGRTYGARRVWRDVLSDGFSCGLHKIERLMRANALRARPRRRGLPKDGGQRLANAVAPNVLDRQFVAERPNRKWIADFTYIWTAEGWLYVAAVIDLFSRRVVGWSMKAEMTAQLVADALIMAIWRRRLEPSQYTSDQFQRLMTDNGVTCSMSRSGNVWDNAAMESFFSSLKTERIGRKVYRTRDAAGAVVFDYIDRFYNTARRHSTIGYLSPVEFERKVGLA; from the exons ATGGAAAGGCGTAAATTCAGTCGGGAATTCAAGATCGAGGCGGTGCGACTTATTCGTGAGCGCGGCGTGAGCGTCGCACAGGCGGCGCGGGACCACGACCTCCATGAAAATATGTTGCGCCGTTGGGTGAAGGAAATGGCTGGCGACCCCGCTCAAGCGTTTCCAGGCAATGGCCAGATGAAGCCCGAACAGATGGAAATTGATCGTCTGCGGCGCGAAGTCGCCAAACTGCGGGCGGAGCGCGACATTC CTAAAAAAGGCCGCAGCCTTCTTTGCGAGGGAAGCGAAATGAGATTCGCTTTTATCGCGAAGCATCGTTCGATCTGGCCGGTGGCATGGCTCTGCGAAGCGCTGGACGTCTCCCGCTCGGGCTTTCACGCCTGGCTCAAACGTGGGCCAAGCGTCCGTGAGCAGATCGACGAGGAGATGACGGCCTCAATCCGGGCGAGTTTTGTCGCCAGCGGCAGAACCTATGGCGCTCGGCGCGTCTGGCGGGATGTCTTGTCCGACGGCTTCTCCTGCGGGCTGCACAAGATCGAGCGGCTGATGCGGGCAAACGCCTTGCGGGCGCGGCCTCGGCGGCGTGGCTTGCCGAAAGACGGAGGCCAAAGGCTCGCCAATGCCGTGGCGCCGAATGTTCTGGATCGCCAATTTGTCGCCGAGCGACCGAACCGGAAGTGGATTGCCGACTTCACCTACATCTGGACAGCCGAGGGCTGGCTTTATGTCGCTGCCGTGATCGACCTGTTCTCGCGACGGGTCGTCGGCTGGTCGATGAAGGCGGAAATGACCGCACAACTGGTCGCCGACGCGCTCATCATGGCGATCTGGCGACGACGGCTTGAACCTAGCCAATACACCAGCGACCAGTTCCAACGCCTGATGACAGACAATGGCGTGACCTGTTCGATGAGCCGCTCTGGCAATGTCTGGGACAATGCGGCGATGGAGTCGTTCTTCTCATCCTTGAAAACCGAGCGCATAGGCAGAAAAGTCTACCGGACGCGCGACGCCGCCGGGGCGGTTGTGTTCGATTATATCGATCGCTTCTACAATACCGCGCGCCGGCACTCGACCATCGGCTATCTCAGCCCGGTTGAGTTCGAAAGGAAGGTGGGATTAGCTTAA
- a CDS encoding transporter, whose amino-acid sequence MRINYLSVAALAAVFAHAPQEAHAGSQFQPGTTTGLAIAAPLPEGLYDIILPNWGARDTHPATDVGVLTPAWIVWSTPWTLLGGRLGFDAATPVAQVSIDNPVGLNKAGWTNPLVEMSLKWDLGNHFFFGVHEGVHLPVEGPLEQIGVAYDFATFMQVAALSYLNDGWNLSATFLYGTGRNGTTVGSFAPSWFNYDLTATKTFGKWEIGAVGFGSTDLSSPYAGYARQSQFALGGLVGYNFGPVDLQLKLTTDVAEQNYGGRDTRLWANIVLPIWTAASRK is encoded by the coding sequence TTGCGCATCAACTATCTCTCAGTCGCCGCGCTTGCCGCGGTCTTCGCTCATGCGCCGCAAGAGGCTCACGCGGGCTCGCAATTTCAGCCGGGCACGACGACCGGTCTCGCCATCGCGGCGCCTTTGCCCGAGGGCCTTTATGACATCATCCTGCCCAACTGGGGCGCGCGCGACACGCATCCCGCGACAGACGTCGGCGTATTGACGCCAGCCTGGATCGTTTGGTCGACGCCCTGGACCTTGCTAGGCGGCCGACTTGGCTTTGACGCGGCGACCCCGGTGGCTCAGGTCAGCATCGACAATCCGGTCGGACTGAACAAGGCCGGCTGGACAAATCCGCTGGTCGAGATGAGCCTGAAATGGGATCTCGGCAATCATTTCTTCTTCGGCGTCCACGAAGGCGTTCATCTTCCGGTCGAGGGACCCTTGGAGCAGATTGGCGTCGCTTATGATTTCGCGACTTTCATGCAGGTTGCTGCGCTGTCCTACCTCAACGACGGCTGGAATCTCTCCGCGACCTTCCTCTACGGCACAGGCCGGAACGGGACGACGGTCGGCTCCTTCGCGCCGTCCTGGTTCAACTACGACCTGACCGCGACCAAGACGTTCGGCAAATGGGAGATCGGCGCCGTCGGTTTCGGCTCGACAGATCTTTCAAGTCCCTATGCCGGCTACGCCCGCCAGAGCCAGTTCGCGCTCGGCGGCCTCGTCGGATACAATTTCGGCCCGGTCGATCTTCAGCTGAAACTGACAACCGATGTCGCCGAGCAGAACTATGGCGGCAGGGACACGCGCCTGTGGGCGAATATTGTCCTGCCGATCTGGACGGCGGCGAGCCGAAAATAG
- a CDS encoding carboxymuconolactone decarboxylase family protein, which translates to MAETLYPESTRELSEKRRALAPETEKAFQAFSRQVFADGALPAKTKQLIAVAVAHVTQCPYCIKGHTKAALRHGATREELMEAIWVAAEMRAGGAYAHSALSLAAMDAADRPRSP; encoded by the coding sequence ATGGCCGAGACCCTTTATCCTGAATCGACGCGCGAACTGTCCGAGAAGAGAAGGGCGCTCGCGCCCGAGACCGAAAAAGCGTTCCAGGCGTTCAGTCGTCAGGTCTTCGCCGACGGCGCGCTGCCCGCAAAGACCAAACAGCTGATCGCCGTCGCGGTCGCGCATGTCACGCAATGCCCCTATTGCATCAAGGGCCACACCAAGGCGGCGCTTCGCCACGGCGCCACGCGCGAGGAATTGATGGAGGCGATCTGGGTCGCGGCGGAGATGCGCGCCGGCGGCGCCTATGCGCATAGCGCCCTTTCCTTGGCGGCGATGGACGCGGCGGATCGACCGCGATCGCCTTGA
- the ric gene encoding iron-sulfur cluster repair di-iron protein, translating to MTETKGAERNFGAIPIGEIAVRAPGATAIFRKYKLDYCCNGGASLAEAVRKRGLELGDIEHQIAALLEQPGEPPRETEELIEFIITRFHDTHRREFPELIQLARRVERVHAHHPQAPKGLAQFLERISADLETHMEKEELVLFPLMRAHHPGVSAPIAAMRAEHVDHGDALAALATATHDMQAPQGACGSWLALYAGLKKLSDDLVEHIHVENNMLFPRFIG from the coding sequence ATGACAGAAACGAAAGGCGCTGAGCGGAATTTTGGCGCGATTCCGATCGGGGAAATCGCCGTGCGCGCCCCGGGTGCGACCGCAATCTTCCGCAAATACAAGCTCGACTATTGCTGCAACGGCGGCGCCTCGCTCGCCGAAGCGGTTCGCAAGCGCGGTCTTGAACTTGGCGACATCGAACACCAGATCGCGGCGCTGCTCGAGCAGCCGGGCGAACCGCCGCGCGAGACCGAAGAGTTGATCGAATTCATCATCACGCGCTTTCACGACACCCACAGGCGCGAGTTTCCGGAACTCATCCAGCTGGCGCGGCGAGTCGAACGCGTCCATGCCCACCATCCGCAAGCGCCGAAAGGTTTGGCGCAATTTTTGGAGCGGATAAGCGCGGATCTCGAAACGCATATGGAAAAGGAAGAACTTGTGCTCTTTCCTTTGATGCGCGCCCATCACCCCGGGGTATCCGCGCCCATCGCCGCCATGCGGGCGGAGCACGTCGATCACGGCGACGCCTTGGCGGCTCTGGCGACGGCGACCCATGATATGCAGGCGCCTCAGGGCGCCTGCGGCTCGTGGCTCGCGCTTTACGCCGGCCTGAAGAAATTGTCCGACGATCTCGTGGAACATATCCATGTCGAGAACAACATGCTCTTCCCACGCTTCATCGGTTGA
- the metB gene encoding cystathionine gamma-synthase encodes MSQTRRPETIAAAHGVAADAAFGAVTPPIVLSSTFAFAGYDRPRAHDYSRGANPTRELLADAIAQLERGAAAIVLASGMAAVDLVLSRLRRDDLVIAPHDCYGGTYRLLAARRERGHFDVAFVDQNDDDALRAALARRPALVLIETPSNPLMRVVDIRALAAGAHAAGAKVAVDNTFLSPALQRPITLGADFVIHSTTKYLNGHSDVVGGAVVAADRAEAETLAAWANTIGVTGSPFDSYLTLRGLRTLFPRLLQQQANAAAIARFLVGRAEVSAVHYPGLASHPGHAIAKAQQSGFGAMLSFELAGGAEAARRFVESVEVFAFAESLGGVESLVAHPATMIHAGMGEEARRAAGIDDGLLRLSVGLEAEADLIAGLETGLAALGDPTPLTGAFDARSK; translated from the coding sequence ATGTCCCAGACGAGACGCCCGGAAACGATTGCGGCGGCCCATGGCGTCGCCGCCGACGCCGCCTTTGGCGCGGTGACGCCGCCGATCGTCCTATCAAGCACTTTCGCCTTCGCCGGCTATGATCGACCGCGCGCCCACGACTACAGCCGGGGCGCCAATCCGACCCGCGAACTGCTCGCCGACGCCATCGCGCAACTGGAGCGCGGCGCGGCGGCGATCGTGCTCGCCTCCGGCATGGCGGCGGTCGACCTCGTGCTTTCCCGCCTTCGTCGCGACGACCTCGTCATCGCCCCACACGATTGCTATGGCGGAACCTATCGCCTGCTGGCCGCGCGCCGCGAGCGCGGTCATTTCGACGTCGCCTTCGTCGATCAGAACGACGACGACGCCTTGCGCGCGGCATTGGCGCGCCGACCGGCCCTGGTGCTGATCGAAACGCCGAGCAATCCATTGATGCGCGTGGTCGACATTCGCGCGCTTGCGGCGGGGGCCCATGCGGCCGGCGCGAAGGTCGCGGTCGACAACACTTTTCTTTCGCCCGCCCTGCAACGTCCGATCACGCTCGGCGCCGATTTCGTCATCCATTCGACGACCAAATATCTCAACGGCCATTCGGATGTCGTCGGCGGAGCCGTCGTCGCCGCCGACCGCGCCGAAGCCGAAACCTTGGCCGCCTGGGCCAATACCATCGGCGTGACGGGCTCGCCGTTCGATTCCTATTTGACCCTGCGCGGATTGCGCACCTTGTTCCCGCGACTCCTGCAGCAGCAGGCCAATGCCGCCGCGATCGCCCGTTTTCTCGTCGGCCGGGCCGAAGTCAGCGCGGTCCATTATCCAGGACTTGCCTCACATCCTGGCCATGCGATCGCCAAGGCGCAACAATCCGGCTTCGGCGCGATGCTGAGCTTCGAATTGGCCGGCGGCGCCGAAGCGGCTCGGCGCTTCGTCGAATCCGTGGAGGTGTTCGCATTCGCCGAATCCCTGGGCGGCGTCGAGAGCCTTGTCGCTCATCCAGCCACCATGATCCATGCCGGAATGGGCGAGGAAGCACGCCGCGCCGCCGGAATAGACGATGGATTGCTGCGATTGTCGGTCGGCCTCGAAGCCGAGGCCGATCTCATCGCCGGCCTTGAAACCGGCCTCGCCGCACTGGGCGATCCGACGCCGCTGACTGGTGCGTTTGACGCCCGTTCGAAATGA
- a CDS encoding acetone carboxylase subunit gamma produces MSYTEEQVANLVDGKLDWETTFRMLSMPKDLGRFEKYLAALQARVAYADKIVLPLAPHMNIVQRASDKKWMIKCDCGHEFCDHTQNWKLHASIYVRDTEEAMTDVYPKLMAPDTQWQVYREYYCPKCGTMHDVEAPTPWYPVIHDFEPDIETFYRDWVNLPVPERA; encoded by the coding sequence ATGTCCTACACCGAGGAACAGGTCGCCAATCTGGTCGACGGCAAGCTCGACTGGGAAACCACCTTCCGCATGCTCTCCATGCCCAAGGACCTGGGCCGCTTCGAGAAATATCTCGCGGCGCTCCAGGCCAGGGTTGCCTACGCTGACAAGATCGTGCTGCCGCTCGCTCCGCACATGAACATCGTGCAGCGCGCGAGCGACAAGAAATGGATGATCAAATGCGATTGCGGCCACGAGTTCTGCGATCACACGCAGAACTGGAAGCTCCATGCCTCGATCTATGTCCGCGACACCGAGGAAGCGATGACGGATGTCTATCCCAAGCTGATGGCGCCCGACACGCAATGGCAGGTCTATCGCGAATATTACTGCCCGAAATGCGGGACCATGCATGACGTCGAAGCCCCGACGCCCTGGTATCCGGTGATTCACGATTTCGAGCCGGATATCGAGACCTTCTACCGGGATTGGGTCAATCTCCCGGTGCCCGAGCGCGCCTGA
- a CDS encoding RrF2 family transcriptional regulator, which yields MRLMGFTDFALRLLMYAAAQEGRLITIEETADIFKISRGHLKKVAYALTRAGYLKAVRGRSGGLTLAQAPNMIRLGEVIHLTEPDFAMVECFAPGNECVITRCCRMRGILHEGLDAFHAVLDKYTLADLVLRPKDFGVRPAT from the coding sequence ATGCGGCTGATGGGATTTACCGACTTCGCTCTACGGTTGCTGATGTATGCGGCGGCGCAAGAGGGCCGTTTGATCACGATCGAAGAAACGGCCGATATTTTCAAAATATCGCGGGGCCATCTCAAGAAGGTCGCTTACGCCCTGACGCGCGCGGGTTATCTGAAAGCGGTGCGTGGGCGTTCGGGAGGCCTGACCCTGGCGCAGGCGCCGAATATGATCCGGCTGGGCGAGGTCATCCACCTGACCGAACCGGATTTCGCCATGGTCGAATGTTTCGCCCCCGGCAATGAATGTGTCATCACGCGCTGTTGCCGGATGCGGGGCATCCTTCACGAGGGCCTCGACGCGTTTCACGCCGTTCTCGACAAATATACGCTGGCGGATCTCGTGCTCCGGCCCAAGGATTTCGGCGTCCGACCCGCCACGTGA
- the fdxA gene encoding ferredoxin FdxA: MAHVVTDNCIKCKYMDCVEVCPVDCFYVGENMLVIHPDECIDCGVCVPECPAEAIFQDTDDQVESHWLDHNRKYAESWPNILRKGLTPPDADEWNGAPSKLAEHFSPKPGDG, encoded by the coding sequence ATGGCCCATGTCGTCACCGACAATTGCATCAAATGCAAATATATGGATTGCGTCGAGGTCTGCCCGGTCGACTGCTTCTATGTCGGCGAAAACATGCTCGTCATCCATCCGGACGAATGCATCGACTGCGGCGTCTGCGTGCCCGAATGTCCGGCGGAGGCGATCTTTCAGGACACGGACGACCAGGTCGAGTCGCATTGGTTGGATCATAACCGGAAATATGCGGAATCATGGCCAAATATCCTCCGAAAGGGCCTGACGCCCCCGGACGCGGACGAATGGAACGGCGCGCCCAGCAAATTGGCCGAGCATTTCAGCCCGAAGCCGGGGGACGGCTGA